In one window of Vibrio sp. DW001 DNA:
- a CDS encoding DEAD/DEAH box helicase, whose product MSFTSLGLSAPILKAIEEQGYDTPSPIQEQAIPAVLAGKDVMAAAQTGTGKTAGFTLPILERLSGGPRVKGNHVRTLILTPTRELAAQVNESVVKYSKHLPLSSMVVFGGVKINPQMQSLRKGSDVLVATPGRLLDLYNQNAVKFTQIEVLVLDEADRMLDMGFFRDIKKILDLLPKKRQNLLFSATFSTEIRALAKGLVNNPVEVSVSPENSAAPSVEQFVYPVDKSKKSALLVKLIKENDWQQVLIFSRTKHGANRLSMYLEKQGIKSAPIHGNKSQGARTKALAGFKSGQVRALVATDIAARGIDIPQLPQVVNFDLPNVSEDYVHRIGRTGRAGEVGKAISLVTAEEAIDLFGIEKLIKSIIPRIDVEGFIPVDALPESNLNKKHIKPKKPRTPKQNHADGQRSGDNARGNKPASKNKRHFGAKSSDGSGSNSTSNTANKAPSKRRRPVKPV is encoded by the coding sequence ATGAGTTTTACCTCTTTAGGCTTATCTGCACCTATTCTTAAAGCAATTGAAGAACAAGGTTACGACACTCCTTCCCCAATTCAAGAGCAGGCGATTCCTGCAGTATTAGCGGGAAAAGATGTGATGGCTGCGGCTCAAACAGGTACTGGTAAAACCGCAGGATTTACCCTACCTATTTTAGAAAGGTTAAGTGGAGGCCCACGAGTAAAAGGCAACCACGTCAGAACATTGATTCTTACGCCAACGCGAGAATTAGCGGCACAGGTTAACGAAAGTGTCGTCAAATACAGTAAACATCTCCCGCTTAGCTCAATGGTCGTATTTGGTGGCGTAAAAATAAATCCACAAATGCAGTCTCTTAGAAAAGGCAGCGACGTGCTCGTTGCCACACCCGGTCGTTTACTCGATTTATATAATCAAAACGCAGTCAAGTTTACTCAAATTGAAGTGCTGGTTCTCGATGAAGCAGACCGAATGTTGGACATGGGTTTTTTCAGAGATATCAAAAAAATCCTAGATTTGCTGCCTAAAAAGCGTCAAAACCTTCTTTTTTCCGCCACATTTTCTACCGAAATAAGGGCGTTAGCCAAAGGCTTAGTGAATAACCCAGTAGAGGTATCAGTCAGTCCTGAAAACTCAGCAGCACCATCCGTCGAGCAGTTTGTCTACCCCGTGGACAAATCTAAAAAGTCGGCGCTACTAGTAAAGTTAATCAAAGAAAATGATTGGCAGCAGGTGCTTATTTTTAGTCGCACTAAACACGGTGCCAACCGACTTTCTATGTACCTAGAGAAGCAAGGGATTAAATCAGCACCAATTCATGGCAATAAGAGTCAGGGAGCCAGAACCAAGGCGTTAGCAGGATTTAAATCTGGTCAAGTTAGAGCGTTAGTCGCCACTGACATCGCCGCCCGTGGTATTGATATTCCCCAGCTTCCTCAAGTCGTCAATTTTGATTTACCGAATGTTTCTGAAGATTATGTCCATCGGATTGGTCGTACAGGTCGAGCTGGCGAGGTTGGTAAAGCCATTTCACTGGTAACCGCAGAAGAAGCAATCGACCTTTTTGGTATTGAAAAATTAATTAAAAGTATTATTCCACGTATTGATGTTGAAGGCTTCATACCCGTCGATGCTCTTCCAGAATCGAATCTAAATAAAAAACACATTAAACCTAAAAAACCACGAACTCCGAAGCAAAACCACGCAGATGGACAACGTTCAGGCGACAACGCTCGTGGTAACAAACCTGCGAGTAAAAATAAGCGTCATTTTGGAGCTAAAAGTTCAGACGGTAGTGGCAGCAACTCTACTTCAAATACGGCAAATAAAGCCCCTTCAAAACGTAGAAGACCAGTGAAGCCAGTATAG
- a CDS encoding LrgB family protein has protein sequence MWIALTFAVFLVARFISKKLNHPLANPLLISLLIIIPVLVMLGMPYEEYKQHNIIVTYLLQPAVVALAYPLYEQFPEIRRNWKIIFLACGIGSALSMITSATIAVLLGTNMTLVASIMGKSVTTPIAMEVSSHLGGEPAIAAILVLIVGVFGSIFAYPIYSVLGVSHPIAKGLTMGTVSHALGTATCIEKDQRDAAFSSLALVLCGVITSILAPIVYIYIEWLNILINK, from the coding sequence ATCTGGATTGCACTCACTTTCGCCGTATTCTTAGTCGCTCGATTTATTAGTAAGAAGCTTAACCATCCCTTAGCGAACCCCTTATTAATAAGCTTACTGATCATTATTCCCGTTTTGGTTATGTTAGGGATGCCATATGAGGAATATAAACAGCACAACATAATAGTCACCTACCTACTGCAACCCGCCGTAGTTGCCCTCGCCTACCCGTTATATGAACAATTTCCAGAAATCAGAAGAAATTGGAAAATCATATTTCTCGCTTGTGGAATTGGTAGTGCCTTATCGATGATAACCTCGGCAACCATCGCGGTTTTACTTGGTACTAATATGACTTTGGTCGCAAGTATAATGGGTAAATCTGTTACGACACCCATCGCGATGGAAGTCTCCAGTCACCTAGGTGGGGAGCCCGCAATCGCGGCAATATTGGTATTAATAGTTGGCGTATTTGGTTCGATATTTGCGTACCCGATTTACAGCGTATTGGGGGTTAGTCACCCTATTGCAAAAGGACTAACCATGGGGACAGTTTCCCATGCGTTAGGAACCGCAACTTGCATTGAAAAAGATCAACGAGATGCTGCTTTCAGTTCACTCGCACTGGTACTTTGTGGTGTGATTACTTCTATTCTCGCTCCCATTGTCTACATTTATATAGAATGGCTAAATATTTTAATCAATAAATAG
- a CDS encoding CidA/LrgA family protein, giving the protein MILTILKYIVSLALILLALAIGTAIQHWLAISIPGSIIGMLLLFTGMVSGLIPAEWVKPSANVFIRYMILLFIPISAGLIDHYQLLMDNAFPIIASAVGGTAIMTVFLALMLEKILVVKK; this is encoded by the coding sequence ATGATACTAACAATACTTAAATACATTGTTTCACTTGCGTTAATCTTATTGGCGCTAGCCATAGGCACTGCGATTCAGCATTGGCTAGCGATCTCTATACCCGGAAGCATTATTGGCATGCTATTGCTCTTTACCGGAATGGTTTCAGGGCTGATCCCTGCGGAATGGGTAAAACCGAGCGCTAATGTTTTTATCCGATATATGATTTTGCTCTTCATTCCTATCAGCGCTGGGTTAATCGATCACTATCAACTATTAATGGATAACGCATTTCCGATAATCGCCAGCGCGGTAGGTGGCACTGCTATAATGACCGTTTTTCTTGCGCTGATGCTTGAAAAAATCTTGGTGGTTAAGAAATGA